A region of the Candidatus Desulfatibia profunda genome:
GGTTATTTCAGGCATTATCGACGGAGTCGGCGGTGTTCTGGGATTTGTGCCGCTGATTATGTTCATGTTTTTTGGGATCTCTTTGCTGGAAGATTCCGGTTATTTGACAAGGGTGGCCTTCATGCTCGACCGGGTTTTTCAAGTATTCGGCCTGCACGGCAGCTCGGTGATGGCTTTTATTGTTTCCGGCGGTATTGCCGGCGGCTGTGCCGTGCCTGGGGTGATGGCCTCACGCACCCTTAAGTCTCCCCGGGAACGCCTGGCAACCCTGTTGACTGTTCCGTTTATGAACTGCGGGGCCAAGCTGCCGGTTTTTGCTCTGCTGGTGGCTGCTTTTTTTGCCGCCAACGAGGCCAAGATCATGTTTATTATTACCTTGGTTGCCTGGGGCGGAGCGCTTTTGGTGGCCAAGCTGCTGCGTGTAACGATTATCAAAGGCGCTGCCACACCCTTTGTCATGGAGCTGCCACCGTATCGGCTGCCCACGTTCAAGGGGCTGTTAATTCATACCTGGGAACGCACCTGGCAGTACATAAAAAAAGCCGGGACCGTAATTTTAGGCATTTCCATTATTATATGGGCCATGATGACCTTTCCGGGCCTGCCTGAATCCAAAATGCAGGTCTTTGAAACCGAGCGTCAGGCGGCGTTGGCTGCGGTTTCACCCGCTGTCGTCGAGGAATTTGAATCCGCTGATGAGGAAGCTGAACTATCTGAAAAAGCCCGGGGCTTAAAAAATCTGTTGACAGCCATAAGCTCCAGGGAAGCCGAAGCGGCTTTAAAGCATTCCATTGCCGGCCGTATGGGTACGGCTCTCGAACCTGTGAGCCGGTTGGCCGGATTTGATTGGCGCACCAACATTGCTCTGGTGGGCGGTTTTGCCGCCAAAGAAGTAGTGGTTTCCACCCTGGGAACCGCCTATTCTCTGGGGGAGGTAGATCCCGAAGATCACGAATCTCTCTCTAATATTCTGGCCACTGATCCGGGCTGGAATCCCCTGGTGGCCTTGAGCCTGATTATCTTCACTATCTTTTATGCTCCCTGTTTTGTCGCCGTGGTCTGTATTGCCAAAGAATCCGGATCATGGAAATGGGGTGCCTTTTCCATGGCCTTCAACACTATTTTGGCCTTTGTGCTGTCCGTAATGGTTTTTCAGATCGGTACCGCTCTGGGGCTTTTGGCGGGGTAACTATGGAAATATTTATCGTTATTGTCATCGTTGGCCTGGCAACGGCCTATATTATTAAAACCTTTTACAACAAATATAAAATCGGAAAAGCAAGCGGCCCAGATTGCGGATGCACTTCATGCGACTCAAACGACCCGGCACGCAGCCGGTTGGCCAACACCAAACCGGATGACTGCCTGATCTGTAAGTAAGGACATTTAGCTATACATATCAAATCTTTCTGAGCCAAAACATGTTGCCCGCCACATTTTAATTTGCCGATTTGTATAACTTTTACAAAGGTTGCCTTCCAGCCATCCCGTCTGTTAAAAAACCGCTTCAACATGCAATCACGATCTTGCCAAACATTTTTGCTCTTGCCCATCGCAGCCGTGTGCCCACACCAGCGTCAACGGGACGGCTCAAGCAAACTTTTCATCGGTTTTGCTCGCCATGGATTTAGCTGAACTTTGCTATTTATTTCCATATATTGTATTCTTGGATATATAAAAGCCTATATATAGATTGAAAATCAAACCTGTCTATGTTAAAGCGACGGGTAGTTGATATGGGCGAAAAAGGATATGTATCGCTTAAACTTATTCTCAATCAGGAAAAATTTAATTATTAGGCTGGATTATCGGAGTTGGCGAAAGCAATATTTAATAAGGTTGTCAGCTGTCATCTTCCGACTGTATATGTTTGGGATCATTGGTTTTATAGTGCTCAATGCCAGCGGTCGAAACCTTTATGCGCATCCGCATGTTTTTATTGTTCAACGGATCGATATTGTATTTGACGATCAAGGCCTGGAGGGCTTTAAAATGCGCTGGTGCTTCGATGAAATGTTCTCGATCATGATCGCCGGTGATTATGACCGCAATCAAAACAGGTGCCTTGAACCTAAAGAAGTGCAAACCATTAAAGAGAAAGCCTTTAATTATCTTTCCAACTACAACTATTTTACGTTTATCAAGATCGACGGCAAGCCATTCGAAGTAAAATATATCAAAAATTTTGTAGCAGTTTTAGAAAACAATAAGCTGATTTACGAATTTTTTGTTCCCTGCCATGTAGCAGCGATTCGTCAGTTTAAAAAAATCATTATCGCTGTCTATGATCCGTCTTATTACACGGCCATTTTCTTTGCGGAAAATCAACCCGCATCCCTGTCTTTTGCGGAATCATTTGACGTCAAAAGTGCGATTCGGGAAGATAAAACCACATCGATATATTACGGTATGGTTCATCCGTGGGCGCTTTTTCTGGAGTTTCGTTTAAAACCATGAAAAAATGTATCGCTCTGGTTACCCTGTTTTTTTTAATCCTCCCGCTGGGAAAGGTGGTGTTGGCGCAAAACCCATTTATTTCCAAACCTGAAAATCGACACATAGCTCCTGAGCCGTCCGCTAAAAATCCGGTTTTCGTTAAAATCATTATATGTCAGCATCAGCTAAGAGAAAAAATGTCCGAACTGGTCCGGGAGGCCAAATCCACAAAAAATTTAAAGCCGCTTCTTTTTCTTTTTGTACTGGCTTTTACCTATGGAATGGTTCACGCGGCAGGACCCGGCCACGGCAAGCTCGTTGCCATGTCATACCTCATCTCTTGCGGCCGCAGATACTCCAGAGCAATTCTTTTTGGCAATTTGATCGCTTTTTTTCATGGATTGTCGGGAGTGGTTTTTGTGCTGCTCGTTCGATTATTACTCCAACACACCGTCACAGGAACGCTTGAAGAAACCATCCGCAAAACACAACTTATCAGTTTCAGTCTGATCTTCCTGTTAGGCTTGTTTCTGTTAATCCGTTCTTTTTTTACATGGAAAAAACCGGCTTTTGACTCCGATCGCTACGATTTCGAAAGTAAAATGATGCAAATGATCAACAATCCCTTTGTCATGGCATTGGCGGTCGGTGTGGTTCCATGTCCCGGTGTGGTGTTGGTGATGCTCTTTTGTTTGTCAATGCAAGCGACAGTGCTTGGGCTAGCCCTATCTTTCTGGATTGCCCTTGGCATGGCGATTACCATTACAGGGGTCGTGTTGTTCGGATTGATCGGAAAAAGGCTTGTTCTTCGTCTCTCAATCCGCCAGGAAAAACTGGCCTTACTGGCCGAACGCATTATCGAAACTTGTGCCGCGTTGGCGATATCAGCATTAGGCCTTATCTTTTTGATGGCAACTTATTAGCACAGAAAGCCTTCCATGATGATAAATACGATGTTGATACTTAAACGCTCTATATTACGATTCAGAATTGTTTATAAAACCGCTTTGTTGATTTTCTGCCAAAGGTTTGAGGTCGTTGGCAGCGTTTGGCCGTCCAGGCTCAGGGCCGGTACGGCCCCCATTAAGGCGTTGGTAATCAACACCTTGTCAGCAGCAAAAAGATCTTCCAAGTGCACAGGTTTTTCCTCTATCCGGTAGCCCCACCCGGCAAGAAGCTTGCAAACCACCTGTTCCATAATACCGGGCAAAACGTGTTGAGAAGTCGGCCTTATTACCGCTTTGTTTTTGACCAGCAAAATATTGGCCGTATTGGTTTCGGATACGCTCCGGTCCGGATTTAGGATCAAAGCTTCGTCGGCGTTTTGTTCTTGGGCCCATTTTCCGGCCAGATAATAATATAGATAATTGAGTGTCTTATGGTCGGCCAGGGGCGTCTGGCGCGGATGGGGATAAACGGCCAGGTTCAAGCCCGGTTCTTTTTTATCTGTTAAACGATGCACATACGGTCTGGCGATTACAATCAGGGTATGGTTGTAAGGAGGGGTTTCCCGGTTTCCTTTGGTGGCGATCATCTTGACGGCGGCGGTTTGATTGAGCAGGTTGTTGCGGGCAACGACCTGATGGACAATCTCATCCCAGGTCAGGTCCGGTGGATGCTGTGAAAAAAGCTGTGTCCATGTTTTGTAAAATCTGTCAACATGGGCTTCTAAGTACTTTGGGGTTCCCTGGTCCACCCGAATGGTTTCAAAAAACCCGTAACCGTATTGAAAACCCGGATCTGTTACCGGGACGGCGGCCTGGTCCAGCGGCACCATGGCGCCGTTGATCCAGATGTAGTTTTTGTTTTGGGACTTTTTTTCTTTGCCCTTAAAAACCTCCACCAGTGTCCGGCCTTTATGCAACGTTTCTTCGTATTCATCCAGCGGTTCGGAATCAAACACAATCCCACCCCCGACCGAGAAGATAATCTTTCTATTAAATATTGTGGCGGTGCGGATGGCAATGGATAGATCCATGGTGCCGTGAAAACTGATGTAACCGATGGAGCCGGTGTAGATATGCCGCCGGTTAGGTTCAAGTTCGTCGATGATTTCCATGGTTCTGATTTTGGGACAGCCTGTAATCGATCCGCCGGGAAAGGTTGCACGGAGAAGATCCACACAATCGCGGCCCTGGTCGAGTCTGCCTTCGACAATCGATACCAGGTGATACACATTCTGGTATGCTTCCAGCCGCTTGTGCTCCGCCACCCGGACGGAGCCGGCCTCACAGACCTTGCCGATATCGTTACGCAAAAGATCGACGATCATTGCAAGCTCGGCATCATCTTTTTTGCTTTGTTGTAATTGTGTGCCAAGTTTTACGTCTTGGGCCGGTGTTTTTCCCCTGGGGCGTGTGCCTTTAATGGGTCTGGTTTCAACCCTGTCGCCGGCTTGCAGTAAAAAGCGTTCCGGAGACGTGGAAACAATCTGGTGGTCGCCGGCATTTAAGTAAGCGAAGAAGGGGGCCGGATTGATGTCGTATAGGGATGCAAACAGACTGAAAGGATCGCCTTCAAAATCCATTTCAAAACGCTGGGACATGTTGACCTGATAAACATGACCGGCGGCGATATACTCCTTAATCCTTTCAACGGCGTTGATGTATCCGGGTTTGGTGAAATTGGATCTGAACCCGCTGGCACCACCTCTGAAACTTTTATTTTGGGGCGGCCTGGATGTCAGGATCTGTTTAAAGGTCATTAAATCTTCATCCAAACAGCTTTGCCCGGAAACGAAGCGTTTGGGGATACAGAGTCGGGTGCTGCCGGTAATTTTATCATGGACAACGATGATTGCGGGCGCAAAAAGGCATATATGCGGCAGGCGCAGGTCGTCTATGGATGTGCGCGGGAGCTTTTCCAGGACGTCTTTAAGGTCGTAGGCCAGGTACCCTATGAGCCCGGCGGCAAACGGCTGCGGTAAATCCGATGGATCCGGGCCAAGCCCCTTCAGGCTGAAAGTGCTTAAGATCGAGCGGAGCGTGTCGAACGGGTCGGCATTAAAAGAAAAAGTTTGATTTGCAACCCTGATGGTCATGTTCCGGCTGCGCCCCGAAAACACAAGCCAGGGTTTTGCACCGAGAATATGGTATCTGGCGCAATCCAGATCACCTCCGCTCATCAAGATCGCCGTACCGGCCAAGGGGGCAAAACGGGCGGAAAAATCGAGAAACGATTCGCCGATCGAAATACGCTCGGTATGAATACCGGTTATCTTGCCGGCGTGTTTTTTGATTTCATCCATAACAGGCTGCCGGCTTTTGAGCGGCATCGGCGTTTCGCATTTCAAAATGCGAAGCCCCCAGGGGTCCCAGTTTGAGAAAGTTTTCCACCAGCAAAAATCCGTGTTCGGTCAAAAAGCTTTCGGGATGGAATTGGACACCGTGAAGCGGATAGCGGGGATGAGACATTCCCATGACGACTCCTTCCGGGCTGCGGGACGTCACTACCAGCTCGGTTTGTCTGAATGTCGCCATCAGAGAGTGATAACGGGCAGCGGCAAAGGGAGATTGAATCCCTTTGAAAATACCGAAGTTATTATGATGGATCATGCTCACTTTTCCGTGTATCGGCACCGGGGCTCGAACGGTTTGGCCGCCAAAAGCTTCGTTGATGCATTGCATCCCCAAACATACGCCCAAAATAGGCAGCTTATTGTAAAAGGCTTTAATCAGCGGGACAGAGATCCCGGCATGGAACGGATCTTTGGGGCCGGGACTGATGGTCACATAATCCGGATTCAACGCTTCAATCTGTTCCAGCGTGATCATGTCGCTTCTAAAAACGTGAATGTCGAGGTCATAGTACCTGAACATCTGCACCAGATTGTACGTAAAAGAGTCGTAATTATCGATGACCAGCAGCTTGTTCATTTCGGTCTCAGTTAGTACCCTCTTGATAGTTCAATCGTAGAGCTGGAAACTGATGTAATTTTCAATAAAAAAAAGCCACCCAGATGAGCTTGGGTGGCTTTGCGCCTATTGCATAACTCAAAACAACCCTTTGTTGATCGAAAACCGAACATGTTCCATTTCCGCTCAATAAAGGGAAGAACGATCAGATTGTTTTTTTTCTATTTAAAATTGTCTGTTATGTCAAGACAAATTCTTTGTTATGCGAACAGCTTTATCCATGACTGAAAGGTCGTGACTTTATCTGCGCCGTAACGTTCGATTTTGCGCAAGATTTCTTCCAAAGGCTTTTCCTTTGAAACCGAACGGCTGTTTTTGGAAAAAAATTTGTCCGCATAACAGACGACCTGTTCCTCAATGGATACCGGCACCATATTGCGCACGGGCAGCGGAAGATGATGACGCTCGATTTCTGTTGCGGTGATGCCGACACCAACATGCCGTTCACATACCAGCGCGTGTATCGGAAAGCCGTTATTTACCAACAGCTCCCTGCCCAGATAGCCATGGCAGATATAAGGGTGTTTTCCCTTGCAGCCCAGTTTAGGAGAGTTGGTCAGGAAAATGCCGATATCATGAAGCATGGAGGCTTCCTGGATAAATTCAAGGTCCGGCTTCAAATGAGGCACTTTTTCAGCGGCATCGACGGCTTTGCGAGCAACATCTTTTCCGTGCCGGACGAGTATCTTATAGGTTTTGGAGCTGGGACTATAAAACTCGTTAATAATATCAATAGGATTCACAGCCTGCCCTTAAGTTTGACCTAAACTGAGCGTTTCAAATAGTGACAGAACATTAAAAAGAGAACCATTTTAAACAGATGGATACACTCAACCTGTTAAAAAGCCTCACCTGTTGGGTGGATCGTTTA
Encoded here:
- the feoB gene encoding ferrous iron transport protein B translates to VEGAQTGGREIDAEKLPFLGGTPVIPTVARSGGDKKELMEAADKLVRQNTKPPPLDISYGDDIDQALVEMEALISSQNFLTDTHCARWIALKYMENDEQIRSLGQKTSPDISVKLEKIVKRVSAHLQDTLNTYPEAMIADYRYGYIKSVVKQGVISFQQDQDRLFVSDKIDKVLTNRFLGPIIMIAVLMGLYHFTFTYSEAPVGWLESFFGWLGGTAEAHLPDGLIKSLVISGIIDGVGGVLGFVPLIMFMFFGISLLEDSGYLTRVAFMLDRVFQVFGLHGSSVMAFIVSGGIAGGCAVPGVMASRTLKSPRERLATLLTVPFMNCGAKLPVFALLVAAFFAANEAKIMFIITLVAWGGALLVAKLLRVTIIKGAATPFVMELPPYRLPTFKGLLIHTWERTWQYIKKAGTVILGISIIIWAMMTFPGLPESKMQVFETERQAALAAVSPAVVEEFESADEEAELSEKARGLKNLLTAISSREAEAALKHSIAGRMGTALEPVSRLAGFDWRTNIALVGGFAAKEVVVSTLGTAYSLGEVDPEDHESLSNILATDPGWNPLVALSLIIFTIFYAPCFVAVVCIAKESGSWKWGAFSMAFNTILAFVLSVMVFQIGTALGLLAG
- a CDS encoding FeoB-associated Cys-rich membrane protein, with amino-acid sequence MEIFIVIVIVGLATAYIIKTFYNKYKIGKASGPDCGCTSCDSNDPARSRLANTKPDDCLICK
- a CDS encoding DUF1007 family protein, producing the protein MFGIIGFIVLNASGRNLYAHPHVFIVQRIDIVFDDQGLEGFKMRWCFDEMFSIMIAGDYDRNQNRCLEPKEVQTIKEKAFNYLSNYNYFTFIKIDGKPFEVKYIKNFVAVLENNKLIYEFFVPCHVAAIRQFKKIIIAVYDPSYYTAIFFAENQPASLSFAESFDVKSAIREDKTTSIYYGMVHPWALFLEFRLKP
- the pabB gene encoding aminodeoxychorismate synthase component I, which encodes MDEIKKHAGKITGIHTERISIGESFLDFSARFAPLAGTAILMSGGDLDCARYHILGAKPWLVFSGRSRNMTIRVANQTFSFNADPFDTLRSILSTFSLKGLGPDPSDLPQPFAAGLIGYLAYDLKDVLEKLPRTSIDDLRLPHICLFAPAIIVVHDKITGSTRLCIPKRFVSGQSCLDEDLMTFKQILTSRPPQNKSFRGGASGFRSNFTKPGYINAVERIKEYIAAGHVYQVNMSQRFEMDFEGDPFSLFASLYDINPAPFFAYLNAGDHQIVSTSPERFLLQAGDRVETRPIKGTRPRGKTPAQDVKLGTQLQQSKKDDAELAMIVDLLRNDIGKVCEAGSVRVAEHKRLEAYQNVYHLVSIVEGRLDQGRDCVDLLRATFPGGSITGCPKIRTMEIIDELEPNRRHIYTGSIGYISFHGTMDLSIAIRTATIFNRKIIFSVGGGIVFDSEPLDEYEETLHKGRTLVEVFKGKEKKSQNKNYIWINGAMVPLDQAAVPVTDPGFQYGYGFFETIRVDQGTPKYLEAHVDRFYKTWTQLFSQHPPDLTWDEIVHQVVARNNLLNQTAAVKMIATKGNRETPPYNHTLIVIARPYVHRLTDKKEPGLNLAVYPHPRQTPLADHKTLNYLYYYLAGKWAQEQNADEALILNPDRSVSETNTANILLVKNKAVIRPTSQHVLPGIMEQVVCKLLAGWGYRIEEKPVHLEDLFAADKVLITNALMGAVPALSLDGQTLPTTSNLWQKINKAVL
- a CDS encoding aminodeoxychorismate/anthranilate synthase component II; amino-acid sequence: MNKLLVIDNYDSFTYNLVQMFRYYDLDIHVFRSDMITLEQIEALNPDYVTISPGPKDPFHAGISVPLIKAFYNKLPILGVCLGMQCINEAFGGQTVRAPVPIHGKVSMIHHNNFGIFKGIQSPFAAARYHSLMATFRQTELVVTSRSPEGVVMGMSHPRYPLHGVQFHPESFLTEHGFLLVENFLKLGPLGASHFEMRNADAAQKPAACYG
- a CDS encoding HD domain-containing protein — its product is MNPIDIINEFYSPSSKTYKILVRHGKDVARKAVDAAEKVPHLKPDLEFIQEASMLHDIGIFLTNSPKLGCKGKHPYICHGYLGRELLVNNGFPIHALVCERHVGVGITATEIERHHLPLPVRNMVPVSIEEQVVCYADKFFSKNSRSVSKEKPLEEILRKIERYGADKVTTFQSWIKLFA